In one window of Hymenobacter nivis DNA:
- a CDS encoding RelA/SpoT domain-containing protein: MLGDILSERKIAIHSITGRTKDRESLIGKLTKIDSNYKSITDITDLAGLRIITYFAEDVDKVAEAIADEFAIGNNNSIDKRRSLAADRFGYLSRRWSKAG, from the coding sequence TTGCTTGGAGACATATTATCTGAACGAAAAATAGCAATTCATTCAATCACCGGAAGAACTAAAGACCGCGAAAGTTTAATTGGAAAGCTAACAAAGATTGATAGTAACTATAAATCAATTACAGATATAACAGACTTAGCAGGCTTACGAATAATCACCTATTTTGCAGAAGATGTGGACAAGGTTGCTGAAGCAATCGCAGATGAGTTCGCCATTGGTAATAATAATTCTATTGATAAGCGCCGTTCACTAGCAGCTGACCGCTTTGGCTACCTATCACGGCGGTGGTCCAAAGCGGGGTGA
- a CDS encoding TIGR00730 family Rossman fold protein has product MKSVAVYCGSSAGTNPAYVAQAQALGAALVAQNLTLVYGGGRVGLMGTIADAVLTAGGKVIGVIPGFLDDKELAHKGCTELHVVKTMHERKLLMADRADAFIAMPGGYGTLEELFEVLTWGQLGLHQKAVGLLNVAGYYDHLLLALDRMRDDQLLRAENRAQLLQDASPTGLLAQLAAYCPPQVEKWLDPSTT; this is encoded by the coding sequence ATGAAAAGCGTCGCCGTTTACTGCGGTTCCAGTGCCGGAACCAACCCTGCCTACGTGGCCCAGGCCCAGGCCCTGGGCGCCGCCCTGGTGGCACAAAACCTCACGCTGGTGTACGGCGGCGGGCGCGTGGGCCTGATGGGCACCATCGCCGATGCGGTGCTGACCGCCGGCGGTAAAGTCATCGGCGTGATTCCGGGTTTTCTGGATGATAAGGAGCTGGCCCATAAGGGCTGCACCGAGCTGCACGTGGTGAAAACCATGCACGAGCGCAAGCTGCTGATGGCCGACCGCGCCGACGCCTTCATCGCCATGCCCGGCGGCTACGGTACGCTGGAGGAGCTGTTCGAGGTCCTTACCTGGGGCCAGCTCGGCCTGCACCAGAAGGCCGTGGGCCTGCTGAACGTGGCCGGTTACTACGACCACCTGCTGCTGGCCCTCGACCGCATGCGCGACGACCAGCTGCTGCGGGCCGAAAACCGGGCGCAGTTGTTGCAAGATGCCAGCCCCACCGGCTTGCTCGCGCAGCTGGCCGCCTACTGCCCGCCGCAGGTCGAGAAATGGCTCGACCCCAGCACCACGTAG
- a CDS encoding glutathione peroxidase gives MKNSLLRLLGLGTLAVAGLSAMNFATPTQPKMEITATATVYDFTVKTIDGKEVKLSKYKGKKILIVNTASKCGFTPQYKELEELSKKYGKDVTVLGFPSNSFNQELSSDSEVASFCEKNFGVTFPLFQTVAVKGTDATPLYKFLADKTKNGAVSDAPSWNFCKYLVDAQGHVVKFYPSRVTPLSPELVADITAK, from the coding sequence ATGAAAAACTCCCTGTTACGCCTGCTGGGCCTGGGTACGCTGGCCGTGGCCGGCCTCTCGGCCATGAATTTCGCCACCCCGACCCAACCCAAAATGGAAATTACCGCCACCGCTACCGTGTACGATTTCACCGTCAAAACCATCGACGGCAAAGAAGTGAAGCTAAGCAAGTACAAAGGCAAGAAAATCCTCATCGTGAACACTGCCTCCAAGTGCGGCTTCACCCCGCAGTACAAGGAGCTGGAGGAGCTGTCGAAGAAGTACGGCAAGGACGTGACCGTGCTCGGCTTCCCGTCCAACAGCTTCAACCAGGAGCTGTCGTCTGATTCGGAAGTAGCCTCGTTCTGCGAGAAGAATTTCGGCGTGACGTTCCCCCTGTTCCAGACCGTAGCCGTGAAGGGCACTGACGCCACCCCGCTCTACAAGTTCCTGGCCGACAAGACCAAGAACGGCGCGGTGAGCGACGCTCCGAGCTGGAATTTCTGCAAGTACCTGGTCGATGCCCAGGGCCACGTCGTGAAATTCTACCCTTCGAGAGTAACGCCCCTGAGCCCCGAGCTAGTGGCTGACATCACGGCTAAGTAA
- a CDS encoding transposase, with amino-acid sequence MHRHEITDRQWAAIAPLLSGKATDCGVTAENNRLFFNGVV; translated from the coding sequence ATGCATCGTCATGAAATCACCGACCGCCAATGGGCGGCCATCGCCCCCTTGCTGTCGGGCAAGGCCACCGATTGCGGGGTGACGGCCGAGAATAACCGCTTGTTTTTCAACGGTGTCGTTTAG
- a CDS encoding IS5 family transposase: MVDSHQPLTDSQWQVIAPSLPTQRKRRHCLRQVIDAVRYVCRTGCQWRCLPSSFPPWSAVYYYFRRWPLTGRWQALTDAVNQADRLAANRPATPSLVCLDSQSVRLASRIFEHRGVDGGKHVNGRKRPILTDVQGRILACRVHAANGHDGVEAIALLPARPNRGQRLVTVVTDRGYRGRFARHLARLGLTHQIGSRPPSARGFVPVAKRWVVERAFAWLTSFRRLAIDDEYTPRSHETWLLVANMTRCLNRLAPA; encoded by the coding sequence ATGGTCGACTCGCATCAACCCCTCACTGACTCGCAATGGCAAGTTATCGCTCCGTCGTTGCCTACGCAACGAAAACGTCGTCATTGTTTACGCCAAGTAATTGATGCCGTGCGCTATGTCTGCCGCACGGGCTGCCAGTGGCGTTGCTTGCCCAGCAGCTTTCCCCCGTGGTCGGCCGTGTACTACTACTTCCGTCGCTGGCCGCTCACCGGCCGGTGGCAGGCCCTGACGGATGCTGTCAACCAAGCGGACCGGCTGGCCGCCAACCGACCCGCTACGCCCTCGCTCGTCTGCCTCGATAGCCAAAGCGTGCGCCTCGCCTCGCGCATCTTTGAGCACCGGGGCGTCGACGGGGGCAAGCACGTCAATGGCCGTAAACGTCCGATTTTGACCGACGTACAAGGCCGCATTCTGGCTTGCCGGGTCCATGCGGCCAACGGGCACGACGGGGTAGAAGCCATTGCCCTGCTGCCGGCCCGACCCAATCGGGGCCAGCGCCTGGTCACGGTGGTGACGGACAGGGGCTATCGCGGGCGCTTTGCCCGACACCTGGCCCGCCTCGGGCTCACGCACCAAATTGGCAGCCGCCCGCCCAGTGCCCGCGGCTTCGTACCCGTGGCGAAGCGTTGGGTCGTGGAGCGCGCCTTTGCCTGGCTCACCAGCTTCCGGCGGCTGGCCATCGACGACGAATACACCCCGCGCTCCCACGAAACCTGGCTACTGGTGGCCAACATGACCAGGTGTCTCAATCGTTTAGCTCCCGCTTAA
- a CDS encoding IS5 family transposase, translating to MGDAQSDRRAGAPARGGPKESDAETECLGRSRGGIGTKIHACTEALGNVVRLIATGGQAGDSPQAVPLLADLTPGKVLADTAYDSDATRAYCAEKGIEAVIPSHPGRTDALPMDEETYRDRNKVERFFGRLKQYRRQVTRYGKTVVSLLAL from the coding sequence CTGGGTGATGCTCAATCCGACCGTCGTGCAGGCGCACCAGCACGCGGCGGGCCAAAAGAAAGTGACGCCGAAACCGAGTGCCTTGGGCGCAGCCGCGGCGGCATCGGCACCAAAATCCACGCCTGCACCGAGGCCCTGGGCAACGTCGTACGCTTGATTGCCACCGGCGGACAAGCCGGCGACAGCCCACAGGCGGTGCCCTTGCTGGCGGACTTAACGCCGGGCAAGGTGCTGGCCGACACGGCCTACGACAGCGACGCAACCCGCGCCTATTGCGCCGAAAAGGGCATCGAAGCCGTCATTCCCTCGCACCCTGGCCGCACCGATGCCCTGCCGATGGACGAAGAAACCTACCGCGACCGCAATAAAGTCGAACGCTTTTTTGGCCGACTCAAGCAGTACCGCCGCCAGGTCACGCGCTACGGGAAAACCGTCGTCTCTCTCCTGGCCTTGTAA
- a CDS encoding type II toxin-antitoxin system HigB family toxin has translation MRVTAKKKVREYGESNAQAKEELNTWYAKVELADWNSLNELKEDMPATDYVGNDRYVFNIKGNHYRLIAMVFFATGRLYIRDIFTHAEYSKLTKQQLINL, from the coding sequence ATGAGAGTAACGGCTAAAAAGAAGGTGCGAGAATATGGTGAATCAAACGCCCAGGCAAAAGAAGAATTAAATACCTGGTATGCGAAAGTGGAACTGGCCGATTGGAACAGCCTGAATGAGCTAAAGGAAGACATGCCCGCCACCGATTATGTCGGCAATGACCGCTACGTTTTCAACATCAAAGGGAATCATTACCGACTAATAGCAATGGTTTTCTTCGCAACCGGACGGCTTTATATCCGAGATATTTTTACCCACGCTGAATACTCCAAGCTGACGAAGCAGCAACTTATCAACCTGTAG
- a CDS encoding 1,4-dihydroxy-2-naphthoate polyprenyltransferase — MSPWISAFRPRTLPLALASILTGGFLAKAAGQFNGPVVALAALTTVLLQILSNLANDYGDSQNGADSVHREGPQRAVQSGAITPAQMKRGMYICGALALASGLLLLWVAFGRILGAAGLGLFMGFLALGLAAIWAAVNYTAGARPYGYAGLGDISVFLFFGVVGVCGTYFLQAGALPLAVLLPAAALGCFATAVLNVNNIRDIKSDVLAGKITIPVRLGPRHARRYHWLLVLFGLGCATVFVALTYHSPWQWLFVLAAPLLLFNAVQVWQRQESLQIDPLLKQMALSTLVFTVLFGIGQVV, encoded by the coding sequence ATGTCCCCCTGGATTTCCGCGTTCCGCCCGCGCACCTTGCCCCTGGCCCTGGCCAGCATCCTCACCGGCGGCTTTCTGGCGAAGGCGGCCGGCCAGTTTAACGGCCCCGTGGTAGCCCTGGCGGCCCTCACCACCGTGCTCTTGCAAATCCTCAGTAACCTAGCCAACGACTACGGCGACTCGCAAAACGGGGCCGACAGCGTGCATCGCGAGGGCCCCCAGCGCGCCGTGCAGAGCGGCGCCATTACCCCCGCCCAAATGAAGCGCGGCATGTACATCTGCGGGGCCCTGGCGCTGGCCAGCGGCCTGCTGCTGCTGTGGGTGGCCTTCGGGCGAATACTGGGCGCGGCGGGCCTGGGCCTGTTTATGGGCTTCCTGGCGCTGGGCCTGGCCGCCATTTGGGCAGCGGTGAACTATACCGCGGGGGCCCGGCCCTACGGCTACGCCGGCCTGGGCGACATTTCGGTGTTCCTCTTCTTTGGCGTCGTAGGCGTGTGCGGCACCTACTTTCTGCAAGCCGGGGCCCTGCCGCTAGCCGTACTACTGCCCGCCGCCGCGCTGGGCTGCTTCGCCACGGCGGTGCTGAACGTCAACAACATCCGCGATATCAAGTCCGACGTGCTGGCCGGCAAAATTACGATTCCCGTGCGGCTAGGGCCCCGGCACGCCCGGCGCTACCACTGGCTGCTGGTGCTATTCGGGCTGGGCTGCGCCACGGTGTTCGTGGCCCTCACCTACCACTCACCCTGGCAGTGGCTGTTTGTGCTGGCCGCGCCGCTGCTACTCTTCAACGCCGTCCAGGTGTGGCAGCGCCAGGAATCCCTACAAATTGACCCGCTGCTAAAGCAAATGGCCCTGAGCACGCTCGTGTTCACGGTGCTATTTGGAATAGGCCAGGTAGTGTAA
- the argS gene encoding arginine--tRNA ligase has protein sequence MQQLEQDLKTALQAAARAVFGVEIPLASLALQPTRKEFAGSFTLVTFPLTKALGQGPEPIGRALGEWLQAHEPRVSGFNVVKGFLNLEIADADWLALFAQLQAQPAGAPVPTGGPQNVVVEYSSPNTNKPLHLGHLRNNFLGYSVAEILKATGATVTKANLVNDRGIHICKSMIAYQRFGHGETPASAGLKGDHLTGKYYVLFERHYREEIRQLEAEGVTNEVAKKQAPLMLEAQQMLQAWEAGDEAVMALWNQMNGWVYEGFTETYKNIGVDFDKFYYESGTYLLGKERVEEGLSTGVFFTKENGSVWVDLQAEGLDEKLLLRADGTSVYITQDLGTAELKYQDFGYDSSIYVIADEQNYHMQVLQATLGKLGKPYAAAIHHLSYGMVDLPSGKMKSREGTVVDADELVRDVVAAAKAATLEKGKTEGLSDAELEELYHLLGLGALKYYLLKVDPKKRMLFNPEESVALEGHTGPFIQYSYARIAAIRRKAAELGIAETADFAALGALAATERELVQELARYPAVVADAARTLSPAVVAQYAYDLAKAYNRFYAEVSIFQETDALKRSLRVALSARVGEQIKVALGLLGIQVPERM, from the coding sequence GTGCAACAGTTAGAACAAGACCTCAAAACCGCGCTGCAAGCCGCTGCCCGGGCCGTTTTCGGCGTCGAAATCCCCCTCGCTAGCCTCGCCTTGCAGCCCACGCGCAAGGAGTTTGCCGGCAGTTTTACCCTCGTCACGTTTCCGCTCACCAAGGCCCTGGGCCAGGGCCCCGAGCCCATCGGCCGCGCCCTGGGCGAGTGGCTGCAAGCCCACGAGCCCCGCGTGAGCGGCTTCAACGTGGTGAAGGGCTTCCTCAACCTCGAAATTGCCGACGCCGATTGGCTGGCGCTCTTTGCCCAGTTGCAAGCGCAGCCGGCCGGGGCCCCGGTCCCCACCGGGGGGCCCCAGAACGTGGTGGTTGAGTACTCGTCGCCCAATACTAATAAGCCCCTGCACTTGGGGCACTTGCGCAACAACTTCCTGGGCTACTCGGTGGCCGAAATCCTGAAAGCCACCGGCGCCACCGTCACCAAAGCCAACCTGGTGAACGACCGCGGCATCCACATCTGCAAGTCGATGATTGCCTACCAGCGCTTCGGCCACGGCGAAACGCCGGCCAGCGCCGGCCTCAAGGGCGACCACTTGACGGGCAAATACTACGTGCTGTTCGAGCGGCACTACCGCGAGGAAATCCGGCAGCTGGAAGCCGAAGGCGTGACCAACGAAGTTGCCAAAAAGCAGGCCCCGCTGATGCTCGAAGCCCAGCAGATGCTGCAAGCCTGGGAAGCCGGCGACGAGGCCGTAATGGCCCTCTGGAACCAGATGAACGGCTGGGTGTACGAGGGCTTCACCGAAACCTACAAAAACATCGGCGTCGATTTCGATAAGTTCTACTATGAGTCGGGCACCTACCTGCTGGGCAAGGAGCGGGTAGAAGAGGGCCTTTCAACAGGCGTGTTCTTCACCAAAGAAAATGGCTCAGTCTGGGTCGATTTGCAAGCCGAGGGCCTGGATGAGAAGCTGTTGCTGCGCGCCGACGGCACCAGCGTCTACATCACCCAGGACCTGGGCACGGCCGAGCTGAAGTACCAGGATTTTGGCTACGACAGCAGCATCTACGTCATCGCCGACGAGCAGAACTACCACATGCAGGTGCTGCAAGCCACGCTCGGCAAGCTGGGCAAGCCCTACGCCGCCGCCATCCACCACCTCAGCTACGGCATGGTGGACCTGCCCTCGGGCAAAATGAAATCGCGCGAGGGCACTGTGGTGGACGCCGACGAGCTGGTGCGCGACGTGGTGGCCGCCGCCAAAGCCGCCACCCTCGAAAAAGGCAAAACCGAAGGCCTGTCCGACGCCGAATTGGAGGAGCTGTACCACCTGCTCGGCCTGGGGGCCCTAAAGTATTACCTGCTGAAGGTGGACCCCAAGAAGCGCATGCTCTTCAACCCCGAAGAATCGGTGGCTCTGGAGGGGCACACGGGGCCCTTCATCCAGTATTCCTACGCCCGCATCGCCGCCATCCGCCGCAAAGCCGCCGAGCTGGGCATCGCCGAAACCGCTGATTTTGCGGCCCTGGGGGCCCTGGCCGCCACCGAGCGCGAGCTGGTGCAGGAGCTGGCCCGCTACCCCGCCGTGGTGGCCGATGCCGCCCGCACCCTGTCGCCCGCCGTAGTGGCCCAGTACGCCTACGACCTCGCCAAAGCCTACAACCGCTTCTACGCCGAAGTATCCATCTTCCAGGAAACCGACGCGCTAAAGCGTAGCCTGCGCGTGGCCCTTTCGGCCCGGGTGGGCGAGCAAATTAAGGTGGCCCTGGGCCTACTGGGCATCCAGGTGCCCGAGCGCATGTAG